A DNA window from Trichosurus vulpecula isolate mTriVul1 chromosome 2, mTriVul1.pri, whole genome shotgun sequence contains the following coding sequences:
- the LOC118839211 gene encoding LOW QUALITY PROTEIN: cell division control protein 42 homolog (The sequence of the model RefSeq protein was modified relative to this genomic sequence to represent the inferred CDS: inserted 1 base in 1 codon; substituted 1 base at 1 genomic stop codon), which translates to MQTKXCVVVDDXAIGKTCLLISYTTNKFPSEYVPMVIDSYVVMVMTGGEPYTLGLFDIVGQEDYDRLLPLNYPQTDVFLVCFQMVSPTSPKNVKVGQLKKWVPEIIHHCPKTPFLLVVTQVNLRDDPSTIEKLAKNKQKPITIETAEKLAQDLKAIRYMECSALTQKDLKNVFDEVILAGLEPPELKKNCRCVLL; encoded by the exons ATGCAGACTAAGTAGTGTGTTGTTGTGGATG GTGCCATTGGTAAGACATGTCTTCTGATTTCATATACAACAAATAAATTTCCATCTGAATATGTACCAATGGTAATTGACAGCTATGTAGTCATGGTTATGACTGGTGGAGAGCCATATACTCTTGGACTGTTTGATATTGTAGGACAGGAAGATTATGATAGATTACTACCCCTCAATTATCCACAGACAGATGTGTTTCTTGTCTGTTTTCAAATGGTATCCCCAACCTCACCTAAAAATGTGaaagtggggcagctaa aaaagtgGGTACCAGAGATTATTCACCACTGTCCAAAGACTCCTTTTTTGCTTGTTGTGACCCAAGTTAATCTCAGAGATGACCCTTCTACTATTGAGAAACTTGCCAAGAACAAACAGAAGCCCATCACTATAGAGACTGCTGAAAAGCTGGCCCAAGACCTGAAGGCCATCAGATACATGGAGTGTTCTGCGCTCACACAGAAAGACTTAAAGAATGTATTTGATGAGGTAATACTGGCTGGCCTGGAGCCTCCAGAACTGAAGAAGAACTGCAGGTGTGTGCTACTATGA